In Ardenticatena maritima, a single genomic region encodes these proteins:
- a CDS encoding response regulator transcription factor, with product MKKLRILLVDDHEVVRLGLKALLDRYPQFEVVAEASTADEALARVAQYRPDVVVMDVRLPGKNGIEATREIKATYPETEVIILTSYAEDDLLFDAIRAGASGYVLKQIGSDDLVRALDAVGKGEALLDPKLTRRVFERVRDAEREAEASAFRDLSDQELRVLALLAEGKTNKEIARELYLSSGTVRNYVSSILHKLGLGNRAEAAAYAVQHHIWDYLPE from the coding sequence ATGAAGAAGTTGCGCATTCTCCTGGTTGATGACCATGAAGTGGTGCGGTTGGGGTTGAAAGCCTTACTCGACCGCTACCCGCAATTTGAGGTGGTGGCCGAAGCCAGCACCGCAGACGAAGCCCTGGCGCGCGTGGCACAGTACCGCCCGGACGTGGTGGTGATGGACGTGCGCTTGCCTGGCAAGAACGGGATTGAAGCCACGCGGGAAATCAAAGCCACCTATCCAGAGACAGAAGTCATCATCCTCACGTCGTATGCCGAAGATGATTTGTTGTTTGATGCGATACGGGCGGGTGCGAGTGGGTATGTGCTCAAACAGATTGGGAGCGACGACCTGGTGCGTGCCCTGGATGCCGTCGGCAAGGGGGAAGCCCTGCTGGACCCCAAGTTGACGCGCCGCGTCTTTGAGCGGGTGCGTGATGCCGAGCGCGAAGCCGAAGCCTCAGCCTTCCGCGACCTTTCCGACCAGGAATTGCGCGTGTTGGCGCTGCTGGCCGAAGGCAAAACCAACAAGGAAATTGCCCGTGAACTCTATCTGAGCAGTGGCACGGTGCGCAATTATGTGAGCAGTATTTTACATAAACTTGGGCTTGGCAATCGCGCCGAAGCCGCCGCGTATGCGGTGCAACACCACATTTGGGACTACCTGCCTGAGTGA
- a CDS encoding c-type cytochrome, with translation MRTKVRWLSVVLVLLALVLAACGGNTATAPDESEHDVSAAPAHDASEEHVADEAHAEAHGLPEEALQLENPIPATEESIARGREIYAQNCASCHGDEGYGDGPAAAGLDPKPANLHMGHVQMLPDGGLFWIISHGVEGTAMPAWENVLSEEDRWHVVNYIRTFDDMGMQNMHEEGGMGEMHEDGHMHEEGDSH, from the coding sequence ATGCGAACCAAAGTGCGTTGGCTGAGTGTGGTGTTGGTTCTGTTGGCGTTGGTGCTGGCGGCGTGCGGTGGGAACACGGCGACCGCACCAGATGAAAGCGAGCATGATGTTTCCGCAGCTCCGGCGCATGATGCGAGCGAGGAGCACGTGGCCGATGAAGCGCACGCCGAAGCGCATGGCTTGCCCGAAGAAGCCCTGCAACTGGAAAACCCCATTCCCGCCACAGAGGAATCCATTGCGCGTGGGCGCGAAATCTATGCCCAAAATTGCGCCTCGTGCCACGGGGATGAAGGCTATGGCGATGGGCCTGCGGCGGCGGGGCTGGACCCCAAACCGGCGAACCTGCACATGGGGCACGTGCAAATGCTCCCGGACGGTGGCTTGTTCTGGATCATCAGCCACGGGGTTGAAGGCACGGCGATGCCGGCGTGGGAGAATGTGCTGAGTGAAGAAGACCGCTGGCATGTGGTGAACTACATTCGCACGTTCGACGATATGGGCATGCAGAACATGCACGAAGAGGGCGGCATGGGCGAGATGCACGAAGACGGCCACATGCATGAGGAAGGCGATTCACACTAA
- a CDS encoding sensor histidine kinase translates to MLDAVRQFFAVNGLLVQALNAQGHFILGLAVLLQWRRESQLELARSVPLLAAFGLTISLAIWADIFIPLQQVYLSREAIEALRLGHALLYIVAYAFLLHFALRLNWVHPVSEHLPWLLAVLGSMLAIGAQLRGMPAGEVLLWVQRLGRPSIVFPASLLAAWGLRREAEQIQRMGLPSFIVDWLRIAGFSFGFYAIVSGLFIPRSADGRSWFYYATGIPIDVFQAAVGMVLAYAMTRALTIFRHELQRLVVVMGRERALAADRQRIGRELHDGTIQSIYGAGLVLENAYHLVRSDPETAERLIQHVMKALNETIADIRRYIFDLAETEGSLEELLGEVVEEFRASSGLEIDFRIEGNVPHFSPEASKHVQQMVREALSNIVKHAHATQASVVVRGDADAVRLLIADNGRGLPEGGAYRRGGRGVPNLLARAGMLGGRAVIRNRPEGGAIVEITIPNMFQEA, encoded by the coding sequence GTGCTTGACGCCGTGCGCCAATTTTTCGCCGTCAATGGCTTGCTGGTGCAAGCCCTCAACGCGCAAGGGCATTTCATTTTGGGGTTGGCGGTGTTGCTTCAATGGCGGCGTGAAAGCCAATTGGAACTGGCGCGCTCTGTGCCTTTGCTGGCCGCCTTCGGGTTGACCATTTCGCTGGCAATTTGGGCGGACATTTTCATCCCCCTGCAACAAGTCTATCTTTCGCGTGAAGCCATCGAAGCCTTGCGGCTGGGGCATGCCCTGTTGTACATTGTCGCCTACGCTTTTCTGCTCCATTTTGCCTTGCGTTTGAACTGGGTACACCCCGTGAGTGAGCATCTGCCGTGGTTGCTGGCAGTGCTTGGGAGCATGCTTGCCATCGGCGCCCAACTGCGAGGCATGCCGGCGGGCGAAGTGCTGCTGTGGGTGCAACGTCTGGGGCGTCCGAGTATCGTGTTTCCAGCGTCCTTGCTGGCGGCATGGGGATTGCGCCGCGAGGCGGAGCAGATTCAGCGCATGGGATTGCCTTCATTCATTGTGGATTGGTTGCGCATTGCGGGATTTAGTTTTGGCTTCTACGCCATTGTGAGTGGGCTTTTTATCCCGCGTTCAGCCGACGGCCGCTCCTGGTTTTACTATGCGACAGGCATTCCCATTGACGTTTTTCAGGCGGCGGTGGGCATGGTGCTGGCGTATGCCATGACCCGCGCCTTGACCATCTTCCGCCACGAATTGCAGCGCCTGGTGGTCGTGATGGGGCGCGAACGTGCGCTGGCGGCTGACCGCCAACGCATTGGGCGCGAATTGCACGATGGCACCATCCAATCCATCTACGGCGCGGGGCTGGTACTGGAAAACGCCTACCACCTTGTGCGCAGCGACCCCGAGACGGCGGAGCGGCTCATTCAGCATGTGATGAAAGCCCTCAATGAGACCATCGCTGATATTCGGCGCTACATTTTCGACCTTGCCGAAACCGAGGGCTCGCTGGAAGAGTTGCTGGGCGAGGTGGTGGAGGAATTTCGGGCGTCAAGTGGGTTGGAGATTGATTTCCGTATCGAAGGCAATGTCCCCCATTTTTCGCCTGAAGCCAGCAAGCATGTGCAGCAAATGGTGCGCGAAGCCCTGAGCAACATTGTGAAACACGCCCACGCGACACAGGCCAGCGTGGTGGTGCGGGGCGATGCCGATGCTGTGCGCCTGCTCATCGCCGACAATGGGCGTGGATTGCCCGAAGGCGGGGCGTATCGCCGGGGTGGGCGTGGTGTGCCCAATTTGCTGGCGCGGGCGGGCATGCTGGGGGGGCGTGCGGTCATCCGCAATCGCCCCGAAGGTGGCGCAATTGTCGAAATCACAATTCCGAATATGTTTCAAGAAGCATAA
- a CDS encoding ornithine cyclodeaminase, nickel-pincer nucleotide-dependent — protein sequence MFTEDVELRGHIIDSLILPKAFDTIMDMGGDFDVLHIEVGRHKEDPSYARLRVKAEDEETLHEILAQLQNLGASLVTAQDVRTEPAPKDGALPPDFYSTTNLPTEVRINGRWVPVYPIEMDVAIVVDWENETAMTKPMLEVKKGEHVVVGHAGIRVRPLERSRQADVFSFMQSDVSSEKPKKLMIHEIAREMRQVKERGGKILVVAGPAIIHSGAGPYLAALIRNGYVDVLFGGNAIAVHDVEAALFGTSLGVNLQSGVPVEGGHRHHMRAINAIRNAGSLRAAVEQGILTRGVMYEAIRKGITLVLAGSIRDDGPLPDVITDVIEAQKAMRAALPGVELVLMISTMLHSIATGNMLPATVKTVAVDINPAVVTKLADRGSWQAVGLVTDAELFLRELTTALDVEMDEAL from the coding sequence CTGTTTACCGAAGATGTGGAGTTGCGTGGGCATATCATTGACTCGCTCATTCTGCCCAAAGCGTTCGACACGATTATGGACATGGGCGGCGATTTCGATGTCTTGCACATTGAAGTTGGCCGCCACAAGGAAGACCCCAGTTATGCGCGGTTGCGCGTGAAAGCCGAAGATGAAGAGACGTTGCACGAGATTCTGGCGCAGTTGCAAAACTTGGGGGCGTCGCTGGTGACGGCGCAGGATGTGCGCACGGAGCCGGCGCCCAAGGATGGCGCGTTGCCGCCCGATTTTTACAGCACCACCAATTTGCCGACCGAGGTGCGTATCAATGGGCGTTGGGTGCCGGTCTATCCCATCGAAATGGATGTGGCGATTGTGGTGGATTGGGAGAACGAAACGGCGATGACCAAGCCCATGCTCGAAGTCAAGAAGGGGGAGCATGTGGTGGTGGGGCATGCCGGTATTCGGGTGCGCCCGTTGGAACGTTCGCGCCAGGCGGATGTGTTCTCCTTCATGCAGAGTGATGTGAGTTCGGAAAAGCCCAAGAAGTTGATGATTCATGAAATTGCGCGCGAGATGCGCCAGGTGAAAGAGCGCGGCGGCAAAATCCTCGTGGTGGCCGGTCCGGCGATTATTCACAGCGGGGCGGGACCTTATCTGGCGGCGCTGATTCGCAACGGCTACGTGGACGTGCTCTTTGGCGGCAACGCCATCGCCGTGCATGATGTTGAAGCGGCGCTGTTTGGCACCAGCTTGGGGGTGAACTTGCAAAGCGGTGTGCCGGTTGAAGGGGGGCACCGCCACCATATGCGCGCCATCAACGCCATTCGCAACGCCGGTTCGTTGCGCGCCGCGGTGGAGCAGGGCATTCTCACGCGCGGCGTCATGTACGAAGCCATCCGCAAGGGCATTACCCTGGTGCTCGCCGGCTCCATCCGCGACGACGGCCCACTGCCGGACGTGATTACCGACGTTATCGAAGCGCAGAAAGCCATGCGGGCGGCGCTGCCCGGTGTGGAACTGGTGCTGATGATTTCAACCATGCTGCACAGCATTGCCACCGGCAACATGCTGCCGGCGACCGTGAAGACCGTTGCGGTGGATATCAACCCGGCGGTGGTCACCAAGCTGGCTGACCGCGGTTCGTGGCAAGCAGTGGGGCTGGTGACGGATGCGGAGCTCTTCCTGCGCGAATTGACCACGGCGCTGGATGTGGAGATGGACGAGGCGCTTTGA
- a CDS encoding ABC transporter ATP-binding protein has protein sequence MPHENALLHVAFCKQLDAFTLDMRLDVGREILVLFGPSGAGKTSVLNAIAGLLTPDEGEIRFEGTIFFRRRPGAPTVNLPARKRRVGYVFQHYALFPHMTALENVRFPLRRQPDADRRAREWLERMHIAHLADRYPRQMSGGQQQRVAIARALASSPRLLLLDEPFSALDVAVRERLQADVKALQEELGLVVLYVTHRLEDAFAVGDRLAVIREGRVMQVGPIEEVVRRPSSLAVAESIGVRNLFRATVVRVEPTGILLDWDGLPLWAAPQPVPVHPRVTAYVRPEDVKILYPDRPVAETVRFNQMQARIREVREGAQVRVLFVEVPNGHVLEIHFPHYAYTPLRLAPGETIQIALRREGVMLVPETMRT, from the coding sequence ATGCCGCATGAAAACGCTTTGCTCCACGTGGCGTTTTGCAAACAACTTGACGCCTTCACGCTCGACATGCGCCTGGACGTGGGGCGTGAAATTCTGGTGCTTTTCGGGCCGTCGGGGGCGGGCAAAACCAGCGTGCTGAACGCCATTGCCGGCTTGCTCACGCCCGACGAGGGGGAAATCCGTTTTGAGGGTACGATCTTCTTTCGGCGGCGTCCGGGCGCGCCAACGGTGAACCTGCCGGCGCGCAAGCGGCGCGTGGGTTACGTGTTTCAGCACTATGCGCTTTTTCCCCACATGACCGCGCTGGAAAATGTCCGTTTCCCCCTGCGCCGCCAGCCCGACGCCGACCGCCGCGCCCGTGAGTGGCTGGAACGGATGCATATCGCCCACCTTGCCGACCGCTATCCGCGCCAGATGTCGGGGGGGCAACAGCAGCGTGTGGCGATTGCGCGCGCGCTGGCTTCTTCGCCGCGCTTGCTTTTGCTGGACGAGCCTTTTTCGGCGCTGGATGTGGCGGTGCGCGAGCGCCTGCAAGCCGATGTGAAGGCGCTTCAGGAGGAGTTGGGGCTGGTGGTGCTCTACGTGACGCACCGGCTGGAAGATGCGTTCGCGGTGGGCGACCGCCTGGCGGTGATTCGGGAAGGGCGCGTGATGCAGGTGGGTCCCATTGAGGAAGTGGTGCGGCGTCCGTCCAGCCTGGCGGTGGCGGAAAGCATTGGTGTGCGCAATCTCTTTCGGGCGACGGTGGTGCGCGTGGAGCCGACGGGCATTCTGCTGGATTGGGACGGTTTGCCGCTTTGGGCGGCGCCGCAACCTGTGCCCGTCCACCCGCGCGTGACGGCGTATGTGCGCCCCGAGGATGTCAAAATTCTCTATCCCGACCGCCCGGTGGCGGAGACGGTGCGCTTCAACCAGATGCAGGCTCGTATCCGCGAGGTGCGTGAGGGGGCGCAGGTGCGCGTGTTGTTTGTGGAAGTGCCCAATGGGCACGTGTTGGAAATTCACTTTCCCCACTACGCCTACACACCGTTGCGGCTGGCGCCCGGCGAGACGATTCAAATTGCCTTGCGCCGCGAAGGCGTTATGCTGGTGCCCGAAACAATGCGTACCTGA
- the modB gene encoding molybdate ABC transporter permease subunit: protein MMWTAFWLSIRITAVATAALMVLGVPLGWALARLQFRGRMFVETLLNLPLVLPPSVVGYYLLRALGRGSPLVAWLNLDILFTWQAAAVASTVVALPLMVQSVQAAIADVDPALENAARTLGVNEVEIFWHITLPLARRGILAGVLLGGARALGEFGATLMVAGNIPGRTQTLPLAIYDAVQNRQYDLANQMVLLMTALAFLALWGVRRVEMSRHAA from the coding sequence ATGATGTGGACGGCGTTCTGGTTATCCATTCGCATTACGGCGGTGGCGACAGCCGCCTTGATGGTGCTGGGTGTGCCGCTGGGCTGGGCGCTGGCGCGCTTGCAGTTTCGGGGGCGCATGTTTGTGGAAACGTTGCTCAACTTGCCGCTGGTCTTGCCGCCCAGCGTTGTGGGCTACTACTTGCTGCGCGCGTTGGGGCGTGGAAGCCCACTGGTGGCGTGGCTGAATCTGGACATATTGTTTACGTGGCAAGCGGCGGCTGTGGCTTCAACCGTGGTGGCGTTGCCGCTCATGGTGCAGTCGGTGCAGGCGGCAATCGCCGATGTTGACCCGGCGCTGGAAAACGCCGCGCGGACGTTGGGCGTCAACGAGGTGGAGATTTTCTGGCATATCACACTCCCCCTCGCCCGCCGCGGTATTCTGGCGGGGGTGCTGCTGGGTGGCGCACGGGCGTTAGGTGAATTTGGCGCAACCTTGATGGTCGCCGGCAACATTCCAGGGCGCACGCAAACCCTGCCGCTTGCCATTTACGACGCTGTGCAGAACCGCCAGTACGACCTGGCGAACCAGATGGTCTTGCTGATGACGGCGCTGGCGTTTTTGGCGTTGTGGGGCGTGCGCCGAGTGGAGATGAGCCGCCATGCCGCATGA
- the thiI gene encoding tRNA uracil 4-sulfurtransferase ThiI, which yields MTQDFVIPERPVLVLHYHEIGLKGGNRDFFERRLKRNVEAALRSLGAPNVKRLRGRMLVRGMRPEHVPEALARLQKVFGLATISVAAEVEPTLPALAAAAVAQARVHPPAETFAVRAKRAEKHYPFTSQDIGREVGAAVAEATGWRVDLSSPDVEVFVEVAQQRGLVYIGKIRGPGGLPVGTAGRAVSLFSAGLDSPVATWRMMKRGLHVHLVHFHSQPFMDRASEEKSRRLADLLADWHGPLKLTIVPFIEAQQAIIAYTPEKFRTILYRRFMLRIAEAIAREDKAKALITGESLGQVASQTLENLAAIEDAATMPVLRPLIGMDKQEIIDEAHRIGTFDISILPQDDACTLLEPKRVETRAKLHEVRRAESALDVQALVAAVLAQIQTEVHYPSWWHEPVPQDTTTM from the coding sequence ATGACACAAGATTTTGTGATACCGGAACGCCCGGTTTTGGTGTTGCATTACCATGAAATTGGATTGAAGGGCGGAAATCGCGATTTTTTTGAGCGGCGGCTCAAACGGAACGTGGAAGCCGCTTTACGCTCGCTGGGTGCGCCCAACGTCAAACGGCTGCGTGGGCGTATGCTTGTGCGGGGAATGCGCCCCGAGCATGTGCCCGAAGCCTTGGCGCGTCTGCAAAAGGTCTTCGGTTTGGCGACAATCAGCGTCGCGGCGGAAGTAGAACCAACGTTGCCGGCTTTGGCGGCGGCGGCGGTGGCGCAGGCGCGTGTTCATCCCCCGGCGGAAACATTTGCAGTGCGTGCCAAACGTGCCGAGAAACACTACCCTTTTACGTCGCAAGACATTGGGCGCGAAGTGGGCGCCGCCGTGGCTGAGGCGACGGGTTGGCGCGTTGACCTTTCTTCTCCCGATGTGGAGGTGTTTGTTGAAGTCGCGCAACAGCGCGGATTGGTGTACATTGGCAAAATTCGCGGGCCTGGCGGCTTGCCGGTGGGAACAGCGGGGCGCGCCGTCTCGCTGTTTAGCGCCGGGCTTGATTCCCCCGTGGCCACATGGCGCATGATGAAGCGCGGGCTGCATGTGCATTTGGTGCATTTTCATTCGCAGCCCTTTATGGACCGCGCCAGCGAAGAAAAATCGCGTCGGCTGGCGGACCTGTTGGCGGACTGGCATGGACCTCTCAAACTGACCATCGTCCCCTTCATCGAAGCCCAACAGGCGATTATCGCCTACACACCCGAAAAGTTCCGCACCATTCTGTATCGGCGGTTCATGCTGCGCATTGCTGAAGCCATTGCGCGCGAGGACAAAGCCAAGGCGCTTATTACCGGCGAATCGTTAGGACAAGTCGCCAGCCAGACGTTGGAAAACCTTGCCGCTATTGAAGATGCAGCCACCATGCCGGTGTTGCGCCCATTGATTGGCATGGATAAGCAGGAAATCATTGACGAGGCGCACCGCATTGGCACGTTTGATATCAGCATTTTGCCGCAAGATGACGCCTGTACTCTGCTGGAACCCAAGCGCGTGGAAACACGCGCCAAACTGCACGAAGTGCGCCGCGCCGAATCGGCGCTGGATGTGCAGGCGCTGGTGGCGGCGGTGCTGGCGCAGATTCAAACCGAAGTTCACTATCCATCCTGGTGGCATGAGCCCGTTCCACAGGATACAACCACCATGTGA
- a CDS encoding CDP-alcohol phosphatidyltransferase family protein: protein MFDERLRRWKDAALMPLAHVVPVSPLALTLAGWGVGMAAVVCAWRGMFAWACAAWLVNRVLDALDGAVARAQARTSDLGGYVDILADFSVYAFLPLALAAAHASPRVWPALACLLASFYLNAASWMYLAGVLEKRAAQTPRTTTLAMPAGLVGGVETFVFFTLFLLMPRFLVPLYWLMTALVFATVVQRLLWAVRVLGGAQPARK from the coding sequence ATGTTCGATGAACGCTTGCGACGCTGGAAAGATGCGGCGCTCATGCCGCTGGCGCACGTCGTACCGGTTTCCCCCCTGGCGTTGACGCTGGCGGGGTGGGGCGTTGGGATGGCGGCGGTGGTGTGCGCCTGGCGGGGCATGTTCGCCTGGGCGTGCGCGGCCTGGCTGGTGAACCGCGTGCTCGACGCGCTGGATGGCGCTGTGGCGCGGGCGCAGGCGCGCACAAGCGACCTGGGCGGCTACGTGGACATTCTCGCCGATTTCAGCGTGTACGCCTTTTTGCCGCTGGCGCTTGCCGCCGCGCATGCGTCGCCGCGGGTGTGGCCGGCGCTGGCGTGCCTGCTGGCTTCGTTCTACCTCAACGCGGCGTCGTGGATGTATCTGGCGGGGGTGCTGGAAAAACGCGCCGCCCAGACACCGCGCACCACGACGCTCGCCATGCCGGCGGGGCTGGTGGGGGGTGTGGAAACGTTCGTCTTCTTCACGCTCTTTTTGCTCATGCCGCGCTTTCTTGTGCCGCTCTACTGGTTGATGACGGCGCTGGTCTTCGCCACGGTGGTGCAACGCCTGCTCTGGGCGGTGCGGGTGTTGGGTGGGGCGCAGCCTGCGCGCAAATGA
- a CDS encoding DinB family protein, which produces MFLEKTRRKLEETRAETLALIEGCDEATLRAARVNDEWSAFDVLAHLAHSEADHLRTITATPEELAEFAATFDLDAWNRKQTEALRALSLPELLQRLADVRAQTMATLAEIGEEGMVEKVHHPVFGEIERGKLFRIIAMHERMHQQDIRKALQEAASA; this is translated from the coding sequence ATGTTTCTGGAAAAAACACGGCGCAAACTTGAAGAAACGCGCGCCGAAACATTGGCGCTCATCGAAGGGTGCGATGAAGCGACCTTACGCGCGGCGCGTGTGAATGACGAATGGAGCGCCTTCGATGTGCTGGCGCACTTGGCGCACAGCGAAGCCGACCATCTGCGCACCATCACTGCCACGCCTGAGGAATTGGCCGAGTTTGCCGCCACCTTCGACCTTGACGCCTGGAACCGCAAGCAAACCGAGGCGTTGCGGGCGCTCTCGTTGCCCGAATTGTTGCAGCGCCTGGCGGATGTGCGCGCGCAAACAATGGCAACGCTCGCCGAGATTGGCGAAGAGGGCATGGTGGAAAAAGTGCACCACCCTGTCTTTGGCGAGATTGAACGGGGCAAGTTGTTCCGCATTATTGCCATGCACGAGCGCATGCACCAGCAGGATATTCGCAAAGCATTGCAGGAGGCGGCGAGTGCTTGA
- a CDS encoding N(4)-(beta-N-acetylglucosaminyl)-L-asparaginase: MTKPMLVASRNAAVGFDEGMRLLREGASALDAAIAVVRIVEDNPDDHTVGYGGLPNLLGEVELDAMVMDGRTLKAGAVAALKGFRNPVLVARKVMEELPHVLLAGEGAARFAREMGFEEAELLTDEAQRIWRERLTASDVPEDVARYYDHMRRFARDLARDPEQAAKDAGSGVMGTVVVLARDAQGNIAVATSTSGWAWKYPGRVGDTPIPGAGGYADNRYGAAACTGRGEMALRANTARSIVLYMKMGLPLWNAAREATADLYALDDEFANVLTIYAMDAHGGHVGFSNRPGRTYVFQTAEMDAPEERPCTYVDAAGKAHIRTQEA, translated from the coding sequence ATGACGAAACCGATGCTGGTGGCGTCGCGCAATGCGGCGGTTGGGTTTGATGAAGGCATGCGCTTGCTGCGTGAGGGGGCGTCGGCGTTGGATGCCGCCATTGCAGTGGTGCGCATTGTGGAAGACAACCCCGATGATCATACCGTCGGCTACGGCGGGCTTCCCAACCTGCTGGGGGAAGTCGAATTGGATGCGATGGTGATGGATGGGCGCACACTCAAAGCCGGCGCGGTGGCGGCGCTCAAAGGGTTCCGCAACCCGGTGCTGGTGGCGCGCAAAGTGATGGAAGAATTGCCGCATGTGCTGCTGGCGGGTGAGGGCGCGGCGCGCTTTGCGCGTGAAATGGGGTTCGAGGAAGCCGAGTTGCTGACTGACGAGGCGCAGCGCATTTGGCGCGAGCGGTTGACGGCGAGCGATGTGCCCGAAGATGTGGCGCGCTACTATGACCACATGCGCCGCTTTGCGCGCGATTTGGCGCGCGACCCCGAGCAAGCCGCCAAAGACGCCGGTTCGGGCGTGATGGGCACGGTGGTGGTGCTGGCGCGCGATGCGCAGGGCAACATTGCCGTGGCAACGAGTACAAGCGGCTGGGCGTGGAAGTATCCCGGCCGGGTGGGGGATACGCCCATTCCGGGCGCGGGCGGCTACGCCGATAACCGGTATGGCGCGGCGGCGTGTACCGGGCGCGGCGAAATGGCGTTGCGGGCGAATACCGCGCGCTCGATTGTGCTCTACATGAAAATGGGCTTGCCGCTCTGGAACGCCGCCCGCGAAGCGACCGCCGACCTCTATGCGCTCGATGATGAGTTCGCCAACGTGTTGACCATCTACGCGATGGATGCGCATGGGGGGCATGTGGGGTTCAGCAATCGTCCGGGGCGCACCTACGTGTTTCAGACGGCCGAGATGGATGCGCCCGAAGAGCGTCCCTGCACCTATGTGGACGCTGCGGGGAAAGCGCATATCCGCACGCAAGAGGCATAA
- a CDS encoding carbon-nitrogen family hydrolase yields the protein MTTVRISIAQFSVEQANPTANMATVAAYAAEAAARGSDLLVLPELWGHGYDLAHADAYATHPHEGLFAETAALARRHGLFIYGSLLGRLHGRPANTAALFTPSGDVAATYSKVHLFRLMDEDQWLTPGEEAVLVDAPWGATGLAICYDLRFPELFRRYALEGAQVFLICAQWPQTRLAHWRTLLRARAIENQAIVVACNRCGETDGTRFGGHSVVLDAWGEPIVEAGTTPVLLTADVDVATVSAVRRKIPVFEDRRPDVYQARVRRVALKDEKGEATP from the coding sequence ATGACCACCGTCCGCATTTCGATCGCCCAATTCAGCGTTGAGCAGGCGAACCCCACCGCGAATATGGCGACGGTGGCGGCGTATGCGGCCGAAGCCGCCGCGCGGGGGAGCGATCTGCTGGTGCTCCCGGAACTCTGGGGGCATGGCTACGATTTGGCGCATGCCGACGCCTACGCTACCCATCCGCATGAGGGCTTGTTCGCTGAAACGGCGGCGCTGGCACGGCGGCATGGGCTGTTCATCTACGGCTCGTTGTTGGGGCGTTTGCATGGTCGCCCGGCGAATACGGCGGCGCTTTTTACCCCATCTGGAGATGTCGCCGCCACGTACAGCAAAGTGCACCTGTTTCGCCTGATGGACGAAGACCAGTGGCTGACCCCCGGCGAAGAAGCCGTCCTCGTGGATGCCCCGTGGGGGGCAACGGGGTTGGCGATTTGCTACGACCTGCGTTTTCCTGAACTGTTTCGGCGGTATGCACTGGAAGGAGCGCAGGTCTTTTTGATTTGCGCGCAATGGCCGCAGACGCGCTTGGCGCATTGGCGCACCTTGTTGCGCGCGCGTGCCATCGAAAATCAGGCGATTGTGGTGGCATGCAACCGCTGTGGCGAAACCGACGGCACACGCTTCGGCGGGCATTCGGTGGTGTTGGATGCGTGGGGCGAACCGATTGTTGAAGCCGGGACAACCCCCGTTCTGTTGACAGCCGATGTGGATGTCGCAACTGTTTCAGCAGTGCGCCGCAAAATCCCCGTTTTCGAGGACCGTCGTCCTGATGTGTACCAGGCGAGGGTGCGGCGTGTGGCGCTCAAAGACGAGAAGGGAGAGGCAACACCATGA